Part of the Natronobacterium gregoryi SP2 genome, GCTCGAGCGTCCGCGGAGAGACAGTCGACCTTGTTCAGTACCGGGACGATCCGCTCGTCCTCGACGCCCTGGGGGTCGAGCACCTCGAGCGAGACGTCGAGGCGCTCGCGAAACCGCGACTCGGGATCGCTTGTGTCGACCACGAGCACGACGACGTCTGCTGCACCTGCCTCCGACAGCGTCGCGCTGAAGGATTCGACGAGGTCGTGTGGCAGGTCGTCGACGAACCCGACCGTGTCCGTCACGAGCAGCGGTCGGCCATCGATCGTCGCGCGGCGCGTCGTCGTCTCGAGGGTCTCGAATAACCGATCCCTGACGGCTGCGGTAGCGTTCTTTTCGGTACTGGCGTCGCCCGTTTCCCGACTCGAGTTGGCCTCGGAGAGCGCCATCTCGTCCGCAAGTCGATGCAACAGCGTCGACTTCCCCGCGTTCGTGTAGCCCGCGAGCGTGACGAGATCGAATCCTTCCTCGCGGCGACGTTCGCGGCACTGTTCTGCCGGTTCGGGGAGGGAAGCGAGTTTCCGCTCGAGTCGGTCGATCCGGTCGCAGACGTCGTAGACGGGCGACCCCCTCTCGGTCATCTCGTTGAGCATCCCCTCGTCGGCCGACTCGATCAGGCGTGGCAGATCGTACCGGAGCCCTGCGAGTTCGACCTGTAGCTTCGCGCGTCTCGAGCCCGCCCCCGCCTCGAATATCTCGAGGACGAGCCGGTGGCGGTCGAAAACCGCCGTATCGTCGGGCATCGCCGACTCGAGGGTGTGGTACTGGCCCGGCGTGAGTTCGTCGTCGACGACGACGCGGCGGGCGTCGGTTTCGGCGACGGTGTCTGTGAGTTCCTCGACCTTCCCGCGGCCGAAGTAGCTGCCCGCATCCTCGTGGCCGGCCTGCGTTACGGCGGCGACGACCTCGTCGCCTGCCGCACGCACGAGTGTTTCTATCTCGTCGGTCTCGACGGGAGTGGTCTCCGACCTCTTCGCGACGACTGTTCGTTTCGGTGCGTTATCTGTTCGTGACATTGGCTGTCTGGTGGCATCATGGCTGTCTGGTAGCAGTGCTAGTCCGGCGGCTATCGCCGGAGAAATCGTGGCTCTCCCGTCCGTTCACGTCGCTCCTCACGACCGAACGCGACGGAGCGGGAGCACCGAACTACTGAGAAACGGTCTCCATAGTCCTCGAGTAGCGATTCGCGGAACAGATACTTGCCAGTTGTGGACCATATCGAACTGCAAAACGGAGACGATGGCGTCGACGGCGGACGAAACCGCTTACTCCCCGAACAGTTCGTCGACCGCCTCTCGTGCCGCGATTGCGGCGTCGTCAGCGACCCGATCCGGGTCGGGGCCGTCTTCCTCGTCGGGCGCGTTGAGGTAGACGTCGACCTCGAGGACGCCGTCCTCGAAGATGGCGGTGACATCGTAGTCGCGGACGATAGACTGTTTGTACCGCGAGAATATTAATTCTTCAGCGGCTTCCGAAGCCGTCTGGACGACCGCTTCGTCGGACGGCTCGTCGCGGTCGGCGTCAGTCGCCATGTTTACGCGCCGCCAGCGCCCGGCCCGCCCGGACCTGCGGGACCGCCCATGCCGCCTGCGCCGCCGAGCAGTTCTTCGAGTTCTTCCTGCAGATCCTCGAACTGATCCTGAACGCGTTCTTCTTGTTTCTCCAGCGTCTCGAGGCGGACCTCGAGCGAGTCGACCTTGTCTTCGAGGTCTTGTTCGGCCTCGTCGTAGCCGGTCTCGACGAGCAACTCGCCGACCTGTCGGTACATCGTGGTGGCGTCGTCGACGTTGTCGAGTTCCTCAAGTGCGTTCTCGGCCTCGGTGAGGTTCGATTCGGTTTCCTGTTTCTGGACGGCTACTTCCTGGGCCGTCTCCTGAAGGTCTTGCAGTTGTTCGATTTTCTCCTGTGCCTCCGGCGGCAGGTTTCCTTGCATACCTCGACCGAAGCCCTCCGGACTGATAAAGCCAAGCTTTGTCTTCGGCGTCCCAGTACCTCCTCGAGACGAACGAGAACCCGGGACATGGCAATCCTTTTCCCCGGCGGTCAAGAAGCCGATGGTATGACGGACGAAAACGGCTCCGACGAAGGCAGAGAGCAAAGCGGAGAGGAAAACGAGGAGAAATCTTTCCGGGAACGAGTCGAGGAAATCCGCGAGAAACGCGCCGAAGAAGGCGAAGAAGGCGAAGAAGGTGGGGCACCCGAGAGCCCGTTCGGCGGCGGTGGCGGTGGCGGTCCTGGCGGTATGGGCGGTGGCAACCCGTTCGCTCAGATGATGGGTGGGATGATGGGCGGCGGCCCGGGCGGTCCCGGCGGTCGACCCGGTGGCGACGAAAGCAACGAAGAACTGGTCCGTGAGGTCCGCCAACTCCGCGACGAGATGCGAGACCAGACCCGCGCTCTCAAGCGCATTGCCGACGCACTCGAGGACGACTAACTGCCAGTTTTCCGATTTCGTTTCTCGTCGATCTTTGCCGTCGGTGACGATTCCCGACAGTGCAGTTTAGGCAACTTCCGACTGAACGAGCCAGGGCCTGATCGCCTGTAACACGGCGACAACGAGCTTCGACTCGGCTGCCCGAAGCCGCTGTGAGACGGCCGACTTCGAGATGTCGAGCTCCGCCGAGAGCTCCTCGAGTCCGGTTTCGCGGGGCTGTTCGTAATATCCTCGCGTATACGCCAGCTCGAGTGCCCGGAGCTGTTTCGTCGTGAGCGATCCGACGTCGACCTCGGCGACGTGGTCGTCGCTAGGATCGACGACCGCCATGCCCTGTGGATCGACCGTCGCCTCGAGTTCCGCCAGGTGGGTGAGAACCTCCTGGACCGAATCGATATCCGACACCTCGGTCGTGATTCGCAATCGATCTGCGTTCTCGAGTCCGGTCATTCGTGTGCACGACGGGTTTGTATCGCGTCGATCGATCGTAGTTGCGCTCGTGCTCTCACTCTCGAGCGATCTATCCGACCCCATTGCCGCGTTGCGTGACGTCGACGGGCCTGAATCACCTGTGCGGCCATACTCGTACGGTCAGACTCCGTCACGCTCAGTGTCTCTCTTCATAATACAGCCAGGGGCCTGTCAACGGTGTATCATACGGTTTGCTGTCAGTCAGTGCCGGCGCGTCCGCGCGCCCTTCTGCGGTCGCGCCGGGACAGCGGGACAGCAGTCCGTCTCAGGCTCGAGTGACACCCTCACTCGTCCTCGCTCGAGACCGTCGATTCGGTCGTTCGCTCGGGAGCGTCTCTGGGTCTGTCAGTGGTTCCGATGCGGTCGCTCGAGGGAACGTGGTTCTCGAGCCACGCCGAGATCGAGAAGCGGCCGACGAGGTGGCCGGAGAGAGCTACGCTGACGGCGGCCAGTCCGACCCCTGCGAGCACGTCGATCACCCAGTGGATGCCGAGGTACATCGTCGAAATCCCGATCGAGAGGGCGAAGATAGTTGCCAGGACTGCCCACGTCGGGTATATCCGACGGGTTCGGTAGGCCAGGAACGCGACGGTCGCCGACAGCGAAGTGTGTAGCGAGGGGAAGACGTTCGTGTTGCGGTTGACCTGTCGGGTGAGATGCTGGTACTGCGGATACGTGTCGTACAGCAACGGCTGGACGAGATCCGGCATGATGTTTCGCGGGCCGTAGGCGACGACGAGGGCGTAACAGCACAGTCCCAGCACGTAGTTGAGCGTGTAGGCGGTCAGCAGCTCCCGGAGCGGTCGCGTGTTCGACAGTGCGAAGTACGCGACGAGAGGGAACACGAGCAAGAAGACGTAACCGTAGATATAGATAAACGAGAAGTACGCCGTCAGTTCCGGCGTCGCCTGTGACTGCAGCCAGAGGATGACGTACTGCTCTACGTCGTAAATCAGCTCGGTGACGTGCCAGCCGATCATCAACGAGACGTCCGGAACCCAGTCCCTGGCGACGCCGTTGAACAGCAAGACGAGTGCGAGAACGATCGTGATCGGGGCGGTCGCACGCACCCGGTCTCGCCACTCGAGTCGAGTGTCTCGGAGTCGGTACCGGCCGATGAGAACTACCGTCGAAACGGCAAGCATGAGTGTGACGACGGCGGTCAACTGGACGAGCACCTGGAGTAACATCAGCGTCTCACCCGGAGTCGGCCGTCCGCGTCGTAGCTGAAGCCAGCCGACTCGAACGCGTCGCGTGCAGCGACGTCGTCGATTTCGCCGTCACTGCCGAGAAACGGCGCGGCAGGATCGTCACCGTCCCACGCGAGGGCGTCGGGAGTCCACTCCTCGGTGACCGGCACCGTGAGCGGCCTGGCATGGCCGTCGAAGACATCGTCGACGAGCCAGGCCTCGTCGAGCAATCGGGCGACGATCCGCCGGAAGTGAGGATTACCAAACGGCGCTTTCCGGAAGTTGAACCCGACGTGGTAGAACGTCCGTGCCGGCGACTCGAGCAATTCCACGCCCTCGGTCTCGGCGGCGAGAGCGACCGTCTCGTCGACGACGTAGCTCTCGAGAGGGTCGGTCGTGACGTCCGCGTCGCCGTTCGAGACGATTTCGATGGCTGACGTGCTCCGGGGGTCGATCCGGACGCGGAACTCCTCGACGGTCGGTCCGGGGAGGTCGACGTCGTTCCGGAGCGTGAAGTGGTCGTCGTACCGTTGGAAGGTGACGTACTCGCGTTCGTTTCGGTCGACGAACTCGAAGGGTCCTGATCCGATCGCGGGAACGTTGTCCAGAACGACGGCGTCGGTCGTCCCATCGGCGACCTGTACTCCTGTGACGTCTGTCGACGCCGACCGTTCTCGCCAGACGTGTTCCGGGAGGATTGGAACCGCAAGCGCGCGTTCGGCGGCCGGTTCGCCGCCCGCGATCGGGAGTTCGATACGGGCCCCGTCGGCGTCGATTTCGTCGACGACGACTGGAGCGACGTGCCCTCGGTGACGCGGCGACGGTGTCGACACGCCGTCACCTCCCAGAGTCGTATCCACGAGAAACCGGTAGGTAAACTCGACGTCGGCCGGCGTGACCGGCTCTCCATCGTGGAACCGACAGTCGTCTCGGAGTTCGACGGTCAGCGTTCCGCCGTCCTCGTTTTCCGCCCACTCCCAGGACTCGGCGAGCCACGGGTGATAGCGAGCGTCCGCTTTGCCGCCGTCAGCCAGTGGCGGGTCCCCCTCATCGTCGACCGTCCCTGCGGCCGGTGTGACTGCCAGCGGGTCGTAGAGCAGGCCAGTAAACAGCCCGCGGTTGCGGTACTCGACAGACAGCGGGTTGAGGTTCCAGGACGGTCGCGGGTCCGTATGGACTGCCCGGAGTCGTTCGATCTCGCCACCTCCAGCTCCGAGATCGAGATAGCCCAGCGGCGTTCCGGGGTGGAACCTTCTCCAATCGTTGGCTCGATCGCTTCTGACGAGACGGTACTCCTCGGGCGCACAGATCGGAACGAAAGGCTGGTGGGTCACGAACGCCTCGAGCGTCTCCGCGACTGCGTCCCGACGCTCGTCGCCGTCGGTCCGGCGCTGCATCTCGAGGAGGTCGTCGAACGCGAGGTCGGTAAATCCGAACGGATTCTGCCAGCCGGGTTCGTCCGCGTACGTGGAGTGTAGCGCCTCGTAGAGAAACGCCGGCTCGGTCGCCTCGGGATACCAGCCGACATAGAGGTCGAAGTCGTGGTTGACAAGCACCGCCCGGAGGAACTCGTCGCTGGCGAGTAACTCGATCGAGGCGTCGATCCCGACGGCTTCGAGAGCGTCTCGAACTCTGCGAGTGAGTCGGATGCTCTCTCGATCGCCGTCTGACGGAAGCGTGGTGATCGTCACGGAGAGTGGCTCGAGTCCATCCCGGTTGACGGCACTGCGAACGTGGCGGAGACAGCCGCTGGTTGCGACGGCCAACCCGGTCGTGGCGAGCATCGTCCGACGGCTCGTTTCGCTTTCCAGGCTATCGACGGAGCCATCGGACGGTTCGGTGGAGGGAGGGCCTGACATTTCGGGTTCGTTCGTTTCTCAGTTCGCCGGTGGTGGTATAACAGTATTGTGCTGGCTCACACGTAGCGAGGATCTGTTCCAGCCGTGACGGTCACGGGTTACCCAGCGTTTCGACTGTCGACGAGGGCCATCGAGAGAGCGACACACCCGGCTGCCAGGGCGATGCCGGCGACGACATCGATCACCCAGTGGAATCCGAGGTACATCGTCGAGATGACGACTGAGAGTGCGATAACGACGGCGACGGGAGTCCAGCGGGGATACTGCTCCCGAGTCCGGTAAGCGAAGATGGCGACAGTCACCGACAGTGACGTGTGTAGCGAGGGAAAGACGTTCGTACTGCTATTGAGTTGGCGGGTGAAGTGGTGATACTCCGGGCTGGCGTCGTATACCATCGTGCCCGCGAGTAGGTCGGGCATCACGTTTCGGGGTCCGAGGGCGATGACGACCAGATAGAAGACGAGCCCGATCGTATAGTTCAACGAGTACGCCGCCAGAAGCTGTCGAAAATAGATGGTGTTCGACAACGCGAAGTAGGCGATTCCAGGGAAAATAAGCAGGAAAGCGTAACCGTAGACGTAGATCGCCGAGAAATACGCCGTCAGCTCCGGGCTCGCGACCGACTGGAAGACGAGGACGAACTCCCCCTCGAGCTCGTAGAACAGCCAGGTGAGCTGAATCCCGATCGCATCGGAAATCGTCGGTCCCTCCTGGCGCATGACGCGGTTGATTCCGAGCACAACCAGGAGAACGACGAGCAACGGTCCGCTTTCCCGGAACCGCGATCGCCACTCCATCTGTAGCGTTGCGAGTCGACGACGACCGACGAACGTCGCCACCGCGACCGGGAGCAGGATACCGACCACGGCGACGACGCGAATCAGGACATCGGTCAACATCGTCTAGTACTCCCATACCAGCCGCCCGTCTTCGTCGGAGCGCAGTCCCGCCCGCTCGAACGCCGATCGTGCCGTCTCGAGGTCGAGGTCACCGTCGTTGCCGGCAAAGTCGTCATCGCCGTCCCACGCGAGTGCCGCGGGAGTCCACGCGTCGGGAACCGGCGTCGAGATTGGAACTGCGTCACCGTCGAAGCCGTTCTCGGCGAGCGTAGACTTGTCCAGCAACCGGGTGATCGCACGGCGCAACTCGACGCCGTCCTCGTCACAGGGAGTCCGACGGGTGTTGAACCCGAGGTAGTAGAACGTCCTCGAAGGTTGAGCGGCGTGTTCGACGACGTCGTCTGCCGGAACACGATTCACCGCGTACGCCTGGATCGGCGAAGCCGTTACGTCGGCGTCGCCGTCTGCGATCCGTTCGACCATGGAGGCGCTGTTGGGATCGACTTCGAAGTGGAGTTCGACGGCCGGTGGAGTGGCGGCTGCTGCCGACTCCTCGCCGTCTCCGCCCCGGACAGCGAAGTGCTCCTCGTGGCGCTCGAGAGTGAGCGAGTCACGTTTCGACCGATTCGCGAGCCGATAGACCCCACTTCCGACGGGGTCGACGTCGCCGGTGACGGGCTCCCGGTGGCCCTGCGGGGGAGACGACCGATGCCCGCGTTCCGACGCGAGCCGCTCCTGCCAGACGTGTTCGGCCAAGATCGGAACAGTCAGTGCACGGCCAGCAACAGCCTCGGCCGCCTCGAGCGAAATCGTCAGAGCGTACTCGTCGTGGACCTCGAGGTCGTCGACCGCCGAGATGCGGCCACTGTAGCGTGGTGCTGGCGAGGGAAATGCCGAGTCGGGGGCCGTATCCGCGAGAAACCGATAGGTGAACGCGACATCGTCGGCAGTCACCGGCTGCCCGTCGTGGAACCGACAGCCCTCCCGGAGCGAGAGAGAGATCGTCGTCGAGTGGCCGTCCTGTTCCCACGTCCACGAGTCTGCGAGCCACGGTCGGAGCGTCCCGTCCTCGTAGGTGCCAAGCGAGTCATACAGCAGGTCCACGATCGTTCCGCGCCGGCGCATGGTCACCGACAGTGGGTTACAGTTTCGAGACGGCCGGGTATCCGTCAACAACGCGTGTAACCGATCGTCGTCCTCGACGGAAGCGAGATGCAGGTAACCGGCTCTAGACGCAACTGGGGCGTCATCCAGATCGTCGACCTCGAACCGATCCGACCGGACGAGACGGTGTTCGGTCGGGCGACAGATCGGTTCGAACGGCTTCGCAGCGACGATCGCGTCTAGCAGGTCGGCGACATATCCGCGCCGCTCGGCCTCGCTTGCCAGGCGCTGGGCCTCGAGCAGCCGGTCTACGGTTTCGTCGGTGAACTCGAACGGGTTCTGGCGACCGGGCTGGGTTGCAAACCGCGAGTGGAGGGCACCGTAGAGGAAATCGGGGTCGGCGGCGGCGTCGACGGGATAACGATCCACGAAGAGATCGACATCCCGATCGAGGAGAACTGCCTCCAGAAATCCTGCCCGGGGACGGACATCGAGAGTAACGTCGACGCCGACCGCCTCGAGATTCGACTCGAGGTGTCGGGCGATCCGGATCGCACCGCGGTCGTCGTCGGTCGGCACAGTCGCAAGCGACAGCGATACCTGTCTCCCGTCGTCGACGACAGTCTCGACGCCGCGGGTGACACAACCGCTCGTCGGGAGGAGGGCACCGACAGCAGCGGCGAGGACGGATCGACGGCGAACGGGGCCGGTGGAGGGGGAGGGGACGGACGTCCAATTCATCTGTCACGTGCTTTCGAGGGTGGGATATAACAGTATTGTGTCCTGCAGTCGACCCATCCCCGACCCCGCTTCGAGTTCCGATCGCCGCCGATCGACCGAGCCCGCGACGGAGACGCGACGCGAGAGTCGTCGTCGAACACAACATCAATAGGCGTACCGACGAAACGGAAACACATGAGCGTCGCTGCCGAACGGATCGAACAACTCCACGAGTTAGCCAGAGCAGCGGCGACCGAGGACGACAAAGAGCGTGCACGCTACTACGTCCAACTCGCGCGCCGAGTCGCCGAACGAAACCGACTCTCGCTCCCCCGCAAGTTCCGCCGGTTCACCTGCGATAACTGCGACGCCTATCTCCGGCCAGGACGGAACGCCCGCGTCAGACTCCAAGACGGTCACGTCGTGCTCACCTGTGACTGTGGGACACAGGCGCGGTACCCATACGAGGGGAGCGACGACGACACCACCGACAGCAGGCAGTGACCGACTCCCGTGGTTTGCTACCCAGTTGTCGGCTTCATCACCCGTGAACGGGTGGACTTTCGCCTCGCTACCGCTGTAACGTACCGCCAGAATCGGAGGGGACACCCGTCTCTCGAGGGGACAACTGCTCGAGTCGCCGTCTCGTTCTATTCGCGAAGATACAAACCGTTCGACGCCAATACTCGATGATATGGATCGAGAGATGCTTCGGAAACGAGCACACGACCTCGACGTCACCGTCTGGGTCGGCAAAAGTGGCATCGAATCCGTCGTCGACGAACTCGACGACCAACTAACCGACCGTGATCTGGTGAAGGTCAAATTCCTGCGGGCCGCACGCGCCGGCAGTTCGACCGAGGAGAAAGCAAAAGAACTAGCCGACCGCGTGAGCGCGGACCTCGTCGAAACCCGCGGCCACACCGCCGTCCTGCATCGATGAGCCTGCTTCCTCTCCAGGCCCAGGCCGGAGAGGACCTCGGCCCGATCGGGAACGTTTTCGAGTCGCTCGTGGACGAATCACTCGCTGCCAGTCTGGAGGGGGCGACCCTCTTTCTCGTCGCGTTCGTCGCGGTCTACGCAGTCGGCCGGCTAGCGCTCGTCCCGCTCGTCCGCCGAGCCCTCGAGACGCGCGAACTCGATGCCCACGCCCGTAAACCGCTGCTGAAGCTGACACGGTTTAGCGTCATCTTCCTGGCAGTTGCGATTGCCTTCGGCTTCGCCGGCTACGGTAACTTTCTCGTCTCGATGGCGGGTATCGCTGCGGCTGGCGCGATCGTGATCGGACTGGCGATGCAACACACTATCGCGAACGTCGTCGCCGGCGTGTTCATCTACGCCGACGAGCCGTTTCGGATCGGCGACTGGATCGAGTGGGACGACTATTCGGGCGTCGTCGAGGACATCAGTCTCCGAGTTAC contains:
- the hflX gene encoding GTPase HflX; protein product: MSRTDNAPKRTVVAKRSETTPVETDEIETLVRAAGDEVVAAVTQAGHEDAGSYFGRGKVEELTDTVAETDARRVVVDDELTPGQYHTLESAMPDDTAVFDRHRLVLEIFEAGAGSRRAKLQVELAGLRYDLPRLIESADEGMLNEMTERGSPVYDVCDRIDRLERKLASLPEPAEQCRERRREEGFDLVTLAGYTNAGKSTLLHRLADEMALSEANSSRETGDASTEKNATAAVRDRLFETLETTTRRATIDGRPLLVTDTVGFVDDLPHDLVESFSATLSEAGAADVVVLVVDTSDPESRFRERLDVSLEVLDPQGVEDERIVPVLNKVDCLSADARAHRLAVAEKRLPSAAADPISVSVLEETNLERLRETVLKRLPTDTAELRVPNCDEAMTLVSRAYDRTTVETVDYDSGVTIECRGPPRVLEELRARADRIVDKQRH
- a CDS encoding prefoldin subunit beta, which encodes MQGNLPPEAQEKIEQLQDLQETAQEVAVQKQETESNLTEAENALEELDNVDDATTMYRQVGELLVETGYDEAEQDLEDKVDSLEVRLETLEKQEERVQDQFEDLQEELEELLGGAGGMGGPAGPGGPGAGGA
- a CDS encoding helix-turn-helix domain-containing protein, translating into MTGLENADRLRITTEVSDIDSVQEVLTHLAELEATVDPQGMAVVDPSDDHVAEVDVGSLTTKQLRALELAYTRGYYEQPRETGLEELSAELDISKSAVSQRLRAAESKLVVAVLQAIRPWLVQSEVA
- a CDS encoding phosphatase PAP2 family protein is translated as MLLQVLVQLTAVVTLMLAVSTVVLIGRYRLRDTRLEWRDRVRATAPITIVLALVLLFNGVARDWVPDVSLMIGWHVTELIYDVEQYVILWLQSQATPELTAYFSFIYIYGYVFLLVFPLVAYFALSNTRPLRELLTAYTLNYVLGLCCYALVVAYGPRNIMPDLVQPLLYDTYPQYQHLTRQVNRNTNVFPSLHTSLSATVAFLAYRTRRIYPTWAVLATIFALSIGISTMYLGIHWVIDVLAGVGLAAVSVALSGHLVGRFSISAWLENHVPSSDRIGTTDRPRDAPERTTESTVSSEDE
- a CDS encoding ABC transporter substrate-binding protein codes for the protein MLATTGLAVATSGCLRHVRSAVNRDGLEPLSVTITTLPSDGDRESIRLTRRVRDALEAVGIDASIELLASDEFLRAVLVNHDFDLYVGWYPEATEPAFLYEALHSTYADEPGWQNPFGFTDLAFDDLLEMQRRTDGDERRDAVAETLEAFVTHQPFVPICAPEEYRLVRSDRANDWRRFHPGTPLGYLDLGAGGGEIERLRAVHTDPRPSWNLNPLSVEYRNRGLFTGLLYDPLAVTPAAGTVDDEGDPPLADGGKADARYHPWLAESWEWAENEDGGTLTVELRDDCRFHDGEPVTPADVEFTYRFLVDTTLGGDGVSTPSPRHRGHVAPVVVDEIDADGARIELPIAGGEPAAERALAVPILPEHVWRERSASTDVTGVQVADGTTDAVVLDNVPAIGSGPFEFVDRNEREYVTFQRYDDHFTLRNDVDLPGPTVEEFRVRIDPRSTSAIEIVSNGDADVTTDPLESYVVDETVALAAETEGVELLESPARTFYHVGFNFRKAPFGNPHFRRIVARLLDEAWLVDDVFDGHARPLTVPVTEEWTPDALAWDGDDPAAPFLGSDGEIDDVAARDAFESAGFSYDADGRLRVRR
- a CDS encoding phosphatase PAP2 family protein; this encodes MLTDVLIRVVAVVGILLPVAVATFVGRRRLATLQMEWRSRFRESGPLLVVLLVVLGINRVMRQEGPTISDAIGIQLTWLFYELEGEFVLVFQSVASPELTAYFSAIYVYGYAFLLIFPGIAYFALSNTIYFRQLLAAYSLNYTIGLVFYLVVIALGPRNVMPDLLAGTMVYDASPEYHHFTRQLNSSTNVFPSLHTSLSVTVAIFAYRTREQYPRWTPVAVVIALSVVISTMYLGFHWVIDVVAGIALAAGCVALSMALVDSRNAG
- a CDS encoding ABC transporter substrate-binding protein, which produces MNWTSVPSPSTGPVRRRSVLAAAVGALLPTSGCVTRGVETVVDDGRQVSLSLATVPTDDDRGAIRIARHLESNLEAVGVDVTLDVRPRAGFLEAVLLDRDVDLFVDRYPVDAAADPDFLYGALHSRFATQPGRQNPFEFTDETVDRLLEAQRLASEAERRGYVADLLDAIVAAKPFEPICRPTEHRLVRSDRFEVDDLDDAPVASRAGYLHLASVEDDDRLHALLTDTRPSRNCNPLSVTMRRRGTIVDLLYDSLGTYEDGTLRPWLADSWTWEQDGHSTTISLSLREGCRFHDGQPVTADDVAFTYRFLADTAPDSAFPSPAPRYSGRISAVDDLEVHDEYALTISLEAAEAVAGRALTVPILAEHVWQERLASERGHRSSPPQGHREPVTGDVDPVGSGVYRLANRSKRDSLTLERHEEHFAVRGGDGEESAAAATPPAVELHFEVDPNSASMVERIADGDADVTASPIQAYAVNRVPADDVVEHAAQPSRTFYYLGFNTRRTPCDEDGVELRRAITRLLDKSTLAENGFDGDAVPISTPVPDAWTPAALAWDGDDDFAGNDGDLDLETARSAFERAGLRSDEDGRLVWEY
- a CDS encoding ribonuclease P protein component 4: MSVAAERIEQLHELARAAATEDDKERARYYVQLARRVAERNRLSLPRKFRRFTCDNCDAYLRPGRNARVRLQDGHVVLTCDCGTQARYPYEGSDDDTTDSRQ
- a CDS encoding YhbY family RNA-binding protein, giving the protein MDREMLRKRAHDLDVTVWVGKSGIESVVDELDDQLTDRDLVKVKFLRAARAGSSTEEKAKELADRVSADLVETRGHTAVLHR
- a CDS encoding mechanosensitive ion channel family protein, which encodes MSLLPLQAQAGEDLGPIGNVFESLVDESLAASLEGATLFLVAFVAVYAVGRLALVPLVRRALETRELDAHARKPLLKLTRFSVIFLAVAIAFGFAGYGNFLVSMAGIAAAGAIVIGLAMQHTIANVVAGVFIYADEPFRIGDWIEWDDYSGVVEDISLRVTRVRTFDNELLTVPNAQLSESVIKNPVDADELRLRFVFGVGYDDDVEQAREIIRDEATDHPNILDDPEPSVRLTELGDSDVGLESRFWIADPSRSDVVRIKGEFVTAVKQRFDEAGIDIPYPVRTLEGDLGLETDRGILESTE